The genome window gaactgtgggcaaaaacgtaattttgagctgagggcagattcgtaattttgagctagagggaaaaacaacattttattttgaactgggggcaaaaacgtaattttaaacggagggcgaaaccgtaTTTTTGAACTGGGAAGAAAATTAAAAGTGAGTTTTTGAACAaggggcaaaagcgtaattttaagcTAGGGGCAAatgtataattttattttaagctggggaaaaaacgtaattttaaacgaaggacgaaagcgtaattttaaaatgggaataaaattaaattaaaaaaaagtttgatccaatgggggagtgccaggcagctgcctggcactattcccccatcATACAAATGTATATGTAGTATAGTATAATAcataattaaatatataattttgtaATTGTAAGTCATATAAAGGGTGTTGTTAGGGATGAAAACGAACTGAACGAATACGAACAAGgatttgttcgtgttcgttcatgaACACATATCAAACGAGATTTtgtgtttatgttcgttcgttaagaaaaggaacgtgttcacgaacacaaacacaaacgaacacatatAAAGGCGAGGAAGACGGCTATGGCTAGAGCACTACTAGAAAATTGCCAAGTTTGTGACAaccaaatttgtagcaaatttgtCTGAAATTGGCCTTacctacaaatttcctacaaaaaaattCATAGGAAATAAACTTGTGGGTAACCGGATTAGCTACAAAAATACGACAAAATCTCCTACAAAATTCCTACAAAATCTCTGGTCGCAAAATTTGCTACAAAATACTGACAAATCGCTCTTTTTGCAAAATTCCGACAATTCTTCCACGTTTTTacctttttatattattttatgatattttatttttaaaattaataacattattaaaaaaatatttatatttttttttattttcccgacaaaattcctacaaattaTAAAACGTTCTtgcgacaaaattcctacaaattataaaacttttctgcgacaaaattcctacaaattaTAAAACTTTCTTGCGACAAAATTTCCTACAAATCATAAAACTTTCCACAAGTTTCCTAcaaatttataaattttctcTAAACAATTTGCTACGAATTATCTACAAAACTAACGGTTTCCAACAAATTTCCTACAAAGTTATCAACACAGTCTGCGACAAATTTCCTACAACTAAACCTTAAAGCCCTAATCGTTAAACGAAGGTCAATAATATTtttcgatgtaaataatgagacgGAAAGTGGAACAGTGCATAAACAAGGTGGAgatagagtttcctattttaTTTGTTTAGGTAACGAGATAAATAAGaattaaagaatataaaaagtttagataaaataaataaatgttaaATAATCTTTAATGAACAACATAAAttaaacgaacatgaacgaatGTTCACATACGCAATTGATCTAACGGGAcatgtgttcgttcatttaactaaccgAACATAATGTCTTATTCATGTTCGTCCATTAATTAAACGgacgaacgtaaacgaacttcccgccaaataATTCACGAACTGTTTACTGAaagttcggttcatttacagccctaggtGTTGGTCATGGTTTATGAGTTAAAAAAGGGTTGAGCCAGATAAAAAATCACAAATTTATATGAATCTGAAAATTGTTTGAAACAAAATTCAAATCCATAAATTTTATGTTAAGTTCATATCATGTTAAATAGGTTATAGGTACACGCTAGCAAACTCAATCATGTCTAAACTTTGTCAATGAACTCAATGTACAAAGTTGTCACAAAATATACAAGGTATAGAAGAGATTGAATTTTAAGATAAAGTAAGCCGATTTACAGCATATGTTGATTCATAAATGTTTTAAAAGTTTAATACTTTCAAAATAGAACACTTAAGTTTTGATATGTTTGACCCACTTAAGTTTTAAATTTGGTCCTTCTTGTTTTACATGGCATTTGACTGACCCTAGGTTTTAAATAAACGTTCATTAAACCTTTTGTAGATTGAATGAGTTGCATGTTCATTAATTTAGTGAATAAATAAACATTAAAAACAtcttttgtttatgttcatttatttagtaaataaacaaAATCTTACTAACATATTTTGTTTATTTCAAATACTAATCTAAAAACTTGTGAAAAGTTCATTGAGGTGTGATAAAGTTATAAAGATTACGAGCCAAATTGGGtaaacgtaaaaaaaaaaattgtcctGCATGTGGTTAGTTTACTTAGAAAGTATAATACTATTATTTTATAACAATatagttttaagttttataaACACATGTAGTGTATTAACAATTTATAAGATAAAATATAATGTTATTATGATCAACCCAATCTATATAAACCTATCTCCAGATTTTAATTATCttcacacatattatatattatatagggTCAAGTTAAGTAAATGAGATGGTATGATCATATCCTCATGTATCTTATTCTTAATACTacatcagtggcggacccagaaattatttgctAGGGGtgcggatgagtggttcaagcatattttcaaggggtgcggtcaaGTTTTTTGCCTCAAAAATACACTAAATTtgttttttcaaggggtgcgtcCGCCCACCCTGGGCTTAATGTAGGTCCGCCCATGTACTACATATATACCttataaaaatgaaaacaccACATCATTAATAATCTTTAAAATACAACAAAAATAAATTAGCATAATTAGAACTTATCTATAATCTTATTCTAATCAAAATCATTGAGGACACCATGTTCTTACTTCTTTATTAAAGCACAAGCACACATGAACAGATTCTACATTGGTTCCTCAAGGTGGCACTTGAACAACCAGCAGCACCACCCCCTCTCATGGCTATGTTCAAGTTATAGTTGGAGGAATTCCGGTGTGTTTttcgatgaagatgaagaaagaaGACATCACTCGAGGACTAAAGTTCGGCGGTGCTCTAAAGAAAGATGATGTAACGGCTTGCGTGGGAAACAAAGTTTTGCCCGTTAATGAATCGACCACCACATCTTCATCGTCAAAAAACCCGAATTCTATTCTTGATATGATGAACAAAAAAGGAGATAAAACAAAAACCATGTCTAGAATGAAAGAGTTGTTGAGGTGGGCTGCTGCTGCCAAATCTGAAAAGGGTGGGAAATACATTGCAAGAAAGGTTTATATTTACTTGGTTTGATTCTCacttatatatatagatatatacccatggcattatagcctagtggtatcttggtggtgggataaggcttatgaccattaggtcatgggttcgattctcacaaagggggtttttcccagatttattgggtttcctcctgaattggtgtataggcattattgcctagtggagatggatatgatcgggtggttctgctggtggcacgatgatactccagtggtccgtcagtgatccaaatttgccgttcaaaaaaaaaaaagatatatctTTAAAATACGCGTTTAATACATAACCAGTTTTAAATAGAGAAGTCCATAACTGCGTTAACACATGTATCTATCtattgtttcaactgtggcgtaTATATGTTTCAGGTGTCTCAGTTTAGAAACAAAGTGACACTGAAAACAATACAAGATGATGATAAAATGACCAACGACTCTCCAAAGATTAGTTTCAGATGGGAAGTAGAAAGTTGTTCGACATTTTCGTCTGCATTATCGGTTTCTTCGACAAATAAGAATGATCAACACGTTAACTTTGAAATTCATTCGAATCCTGATGGAAATTCGAGCATTGTAACCTTGAGATCAGGAAGCTGGATCACAACCGATTCAGATTGTAAGTTTATTTCTTATATAATTTGTTTATAATTGTGTTTATATATTTAGCAATTATTGATTTGAGTTTACAAAGTCAACCAATCATGATtaattgagttttttttttttttttttttttttttttttgcaacagTTGTTGTGTTGGAGCTTTAACTGGCGTACGACATtataatgtaatgtttttttgTTTGGGACTTCCAGCTTCCTGCTGGTCCCTTTGTTCTATTTTATGATTATAATAAAATAGTTGCGGTTCAAAAAAAAAA of Helianthus annuus cultivar XRQ/B chromosome 1, HanXRQr2.0-SUNRISE, whole genome shotgun sequence contains these proteins:
- the LOC110937766 gene encoding uncharacterized protein LOC110937766, which translates into the protein MKMKKEDITRGLKFGGALKKDDVTACVGNKVLPVNESTTTSSSSKNPNSILDMMNKKGDKTKTMSRMKELLRWAAAAKSEKGGKYIARKVSQFRNKVTLKTIQDDDKMTNDSPKISFRWEVESCSTFSSALSVSSTNKNDQHVNFEIHSNPDGNSSIVTLRSGSWITTDSDFVVLEL